One stretch of Deinococcus aquaedulcis DNA includes these proteins:
- a CDS encoding isochorismatase family protein, translated as MIPRLAPYPMPDPATFPQGRVTWTPQPGRAALLVHDLQSYFLNFYDQTQPPIPALLAQVGTLVAHARALGIPVVYTAQPGQQDPQDRALLSDFWGPGLGSDPGQTCIHPAVAPHPDDLVLTKWRYSAFQRSPLEELLKGWGRDQLLICGVYAHIGCLLTAADAFMRDVQPFLIGDALADFSEAEHRQALAYGAGRCAQVLGTAQVLSALGDRPAAAWTPDHLRQTVAALLEVPAAELHDDDDLLLLGLDSIRLMLLVDGWQRAGLSITYADVAARPTLRAIAARLAPEPV; from the coding sequence ATGATTCCCCGCCTGGCCCCCTACCCCATGCCTGACCCCGCCACCTTTCCCCAGGGCCGCGTGACCTGGACGCCCCAGCCTGGGCGCGCCGCCCTGCTGGTGCACGACCTGCAGAGCTACTTTCTGAACTTCTACGACCAGACGCAGCCGCCCATTCCGGCCCTGCTGGCGCAGGTGGGAACCCTGGTGGCGCACGCCCGCGCCCTGGGCATACCGGTGGTATACACCGCGCAGCCCGGTCAGCAAGACCCCCAGGACCGCGCCCTGCTGAGCGACTTCTGGGGCCCCGGGCTGGGCAGCGACCCCGGGCAGACCTGCATTCACCCCGCCGTGGCCCCGCACCCGGACGACCTCGTGCTGACCAAGTGGCGCTACAGCGCCTTTCAGCGGTCGCCGCTGGAGGAGTTGCTGAAGGGCTGGGGGCGCGATCAGCTGCTGATCTGCGGGGTGTACGCCCACATTGGCTGCCTGCTGACGGCGGCGGACGCCTTTATGCGCGACGTGCAGCCGTTCCTGATCGGCGACGCGCTGGCCGACTTTTCCGAAGCCGAGCACCGGCAGGCCCTGGCCTACGGCGCGGGCCGCTGCGCGCAGGTGCTGGGCACGGCGCAGGTGCTCTCGGCGCTGGGTGACCGCCCGGCCGCCGCCTGGACCCCCGACCACCTGCGCCAGACGGTGGCGGCGCTGCTGGAGGTGCCCGCCGCCGAGCTGCACGATGACGACGACCTGCTGCTGCTGGGCCTGGATTCCATTCGCCTGATGCTGCTGGTGGACGGCTGGCAGCGGGCCGGGCTGAGCATCACGTACGCCGACGTGGCCGCGCGGCCCACCCTGCGCGCCATCGCCGCGCGGCTGGCCCCGGAGCCTGTATGA
- a CDS encoding (2,3-dihydroxybenzoyl)adenylate synthase, giving the protein MSPGDTADFTPWPDNLARTYREAGYWQGETFSAWLAGLAAQYGDRTALIAGQTRLSYRDLDARATRMAAHLAAHGLQPGERAVVQLPNVPEFFDVLFGLLRLGARPILALPAHRQREIGFFCTHADAAAYLVADQHAGYDHRLLARDVQAQAPGLRRVFVLGETAEFTPLQPAAGTPPFSPPAGNAAEVALYQLSGGSTGTPKLIPRTHDDYLYSIRASAAICALGPQTVYLAALPLAHNFPLTSPGTLGMFHAGGQVVLSPAPTPDVAFPLIRQHGVTHTALVPALLQVWLQAAEQAGGPGLSSLRCVQVGGAPLSPDTARQVPARLGAEVQQVFGMAEGLVNYVRPGTPLERAACTQGHPISPHDEVRVVDDEDRPVPDGTPGHLLTRGPYTIRGYFRAPEHNARAFTPDGFYRTGDLVTRWPDGALTVTGRHKDQINRAGEKIAAEEIEHALLLHPQVRGAALVGVPDPWLGERSCAFVQPASPTPPGLALTLRRHLQALGLAAYKIPDRIELLDELPRTAVGKLDKPALRARMAPRSTP; this is encoded by the coding sequence GTGAGCCCCGGGGACACGGCCGACTTCACCCCCTGGCCCGACAACCTGGCCCGCACCTACCGCGAGGCGGGGTACTGGCAGGGCGAGACCTTCAGCGCATGGCTGGCCGGACTGGCTGCCCAGTACGGCGACCGCACCGCCCTGATCGCCGGGCAGACGCGCCTGAGTTACCGCGACCTGGACGCCCGCGCCACCCGCATGGCCGCGCATCTGGCCGCCCACGGCCTGCAGCCCGGCGAACGGGCCGTGGTTCAGCTGCCCAACGTCCCCGAATTCTTTGACGTGCTGTTCGGCCTGCTGCGGCTGGGCGCGCGGCCCATCCTGGCGCTGCCGGCCCACCGCCAGCGGGAAATTGGCTTTTTCTGCACCCATGCGGACGCGGCGGCCTATCTGGTGGCCGACCAGCACGCCGGCTATGACCACCGCCTTCTGGCGCGCGACGTGCAGGCCCAGGCGCCGGGCCTGCGCCGGGTGTTCGTGCTGGGCGAGACCGCCGAATTCACGCCGCTGCAGCCGGCCGCTGGCACCCCACCCTTCTCCCCGCCCGCAGGGAACGCCGCCGAGGTCGCGCTGTACCAGCTGTCGGGGGGCAGCACCGGCACCCCCAAGCTGATTCCGCGCACGCACGACGATTACCTGTACAGCATCCGGGCCAGTGCGGCGATCTGCGCGCTGGGGCCGCAGACGGTGTATCTGGCCGCCCTGCCGCTGGCCCACAACTTCCCGCTGACCTCGCCGGGCACGCTGGGCATGTTTCACGCGGGGGGGCAGGTGGTGCTCTCGCCCGCGCCCACGCCCGACGTGGCCTTTCCCCTGATCCGCCAGCATGGGGTGACCCACACCGCCCTGGTGCCCGCGCTGCTGCAGGTGTGGCTGCAGGCGGCCGAGCAGGCAGGCGGCCCGGGCCTGTCCTCGCTGCGCTGCGTGCAGGTGGGGGGCGCGCCCCTCAGCCCGGACACCGCCCGGCAGGTGCCCGCGCGGCTGGGGGCCGAGGTGCAGCAGGTGTTCGGCATGGCCGAGGGGCTGGTGAACTACGTGCGCCCTGGCACGCCACTGGAACGCGCCGCTTGCACCCAGGGCCACCCCATCAGCCCACACGACGAGGTGCGGGTGGTGGACGACGAGGACCGTCCGGTGCCCGACGGCACGCCGGGGCACCTGCTCACGCGCGGGCCCTACACCATCCGGGGCTACTTCCGCGCGCCAGAGCACAATGCCCGGGCCTTTACCCCGGACGGCTTTTACCGCACCGGCGACCTCGTGACCCGCTGGCCGGACGGCGCTCTGACCGTCACCGGGCGCCACAAGGACCAGATCAACCGTGCGGGCGAGAAGATCGCCGCCGAGGAGATCGAGCACGCCCTGCTGCTGCACCCCCAGGTGCGCGGCGCGGCGCTGGTGGGCGTGCCGGACCCCTGGCTGGGCGAACGCAGCTGCGCCTTTGTGCAGCCCGCGTCCCCCACGCCGCCAGGGCTGGCCCTGACCCTGCGGCGGCACCTGCAGGCCCTGGGCCTGGCCGCCTACAAGATCCCCGACCGCATTGAGCTGCTGGACGAGCTGCCCCGCACCGCCGTCGGCAAGCTCGACAAACCCGCCCTGCGCGCCCGCATGGCCCCAAGGAGCACCCCATGA
- a CDS encoding isochorismate synthase: MTLLAPPRPGAAPAQTPALPPFIWQAPATSFFAAELQPAAATPGPPAQQARALLRAAQQAGHLHPRVVGALPFDPTQPATLYVAPQVTPGYPDWAAKPVPSASVRRVSARPGPAHFEALVAQAVSTIRAGGLHKVVLSRLLELELREPLALAPVLGRLAARHPGGYTFALPLDPAGERTLIGASPELLVRKAGPHLCLHPLAGTRPRQAGPDADAAQAAELLASAKDQEEHALMVEAIRATLAPLCRELHLPPRPQLVQTPTLWHLGTPIQAQLRDPGLSVLDVAQALHPTPAVCGVPQRAARQFLAAHEPFARGLFAGAVGWCDAAGDGEWAVTIRCAEVGPEQVRLFAGAGVVAASDPAQERAETAAKFRTMLQALGLDSLGTAL; the protein is encoded by the coding sequence ATGACCCTGCTTGCTCCGCCCCGGCCCGGCGCTGCCCCGGCCCAGACACCTGCTCTGCCCCCTTTCATCTGGCAGGCGCCCGCCACGTCCTTTTTTGCCGCCGAGCTGCAGCCGGCTGCCGCCACGCCCGGCCCCCCGGCGCAGCAGGCCCGGGCGCTGCTGCGGGCCGCTCAGCAGGCGGGCCACCTCCACCCACGCGTGGTGGGCGCCCTGCCGTTTGACCCCACGCAGCCCGCCACCCTGTACGTGGCGCCGCAGGTCACCCCCGGCTACCCGGACTGGGCCGCCAAGCCAGTCCCCAGCGCCAGCGTGCGCCGCGTGAGCGCGCGGCCAGGGCCAGCGCACTTCGAGGCCCTGGTGGCCCAAGCGGTGAGCACCATTCGGGCGGGCGGGCTGCACAAGGTGGTCCTGAGCCGCCTGCTGGAATTAGAGCTGCGCGAGCCGCTGGCCCTGGCGCCAGTGCTGGGCCGGCTGGCCGCGCGCCACCCGGGCGGCTACACCTTTGCACTGCCGCTGGACCCGGCCGGCGAGCGCACGCTGATTGGCGCCAGCCCGGAACTGCTGGTGCGCAAGGCGGGCCCCCACCTGTGCCTGCACCCGCTGGCAGGCACCCGCCCCCGCCAGGCCGGCCCGGACGCCGACGCCGCCCAGGCGGCCGAATTGCTGGCCTCCGCCAAGGACCAGGAAGAACACGCGCTGATGGTGGAGGCCATCCGGGCCACGCTGGCGCCGCTGTGCCGCGAACTGCACCTGCCGCCCCGGCCCCAGCTGGTGCAAACCCCCACGCTGTGGCACCTGGGCACCCCCATTCAGGCCCAGTTGCGGGACCCGGGCCTGTCGGTGCTGGACGTGGCCCAGGCCCTGCACCCCACCCCGGCGGTGTGCGGGGTCCCGCAGAGGGCCGCCCGGCAGTTCCTGGCCGCACATGAACCCTTCGCGCGGGGCCTCTTTGCCGGGGCGGTGGGCTGGTGCGACGCGGCGGGCGACGGCGAGTGGGCCGTGACCATCCGCTGCGCAGAGGTGGGCCCGGAGCAGGTGCGGCTGTTCGCGGGGGCCGGGGTGGTGGCGGCTTCAGACCCCGCGCAGGAACGGGCCGAAACCGCCGCCAAGTTCCGCACCATGTTGCAGGCGCTGGGCCTGGACAGCCTGGGGACGGCCCTGTGA
- a CDS encoding TM2 domain-containing protein — MTNPEDNTSGTPSAAPSWVDEVLGPAQSASSPASGDLRIPEPQRPAAAPAPAWVDEVSAPGRVPADPGPAPASPAAPAWADEVTRPAHTAPASSPWPEDRPAVAPAAPTGAPQDDWVTRATGGARNPTIPQGPPTGYAEPAPARPFDHFGDPAHQMTPAYGQGSHSSGFLSSDVAQKKLFAGLLGIFLGSLGIHKFYLGNTTAGLMMLGLNIGVWVVALLLGLLTFGVALFVTVPLAGLVSSGLGLLGLVEGIIYLTKSDPEFQRDYVIGKKPWL, encoded by the coding sequence ATGACGAACCCCGAAGACAACACGTCCGGCACGCCCAGCGCCGCGCCCTCCTGGGTGGACGAGGTGCTGGGGCCCGCCCAGAGCGCGTCCAGCCCGGCCTCGGGGGACCTGCGCATTCCCGAACCCCAGCGCCCCGCCGCCGCCCCGGCCCCCGCCTGGGTGGACGAGGTCAGCGCCCCCGGCCGCGTTCCTGCCGACCCCGGCCCGGCCCCTGCGTCCCCAGCGGCCCCCGCCTGGGCCGACGAGGTCACCCGGCCCGCCCACACGGCCCCCGCTTCCTCACCCTGGCCCGAGGACCGGCCGGCGGTGGCCCCGGCGGCCCCCACGGGCGCTCCCCAGGACGACTGGGTGACCCGGGCGACGGGTGGCGCGCGCAATCCCACCATTCCGCAGGGCCCGCCCACGGGCTACGCCGAGCCGGCGCCCGCCCGCCCCTTTGACCACTTTGGCGACCCGGCCCACCAGATGACGCCCGCCTACGGCCAGGGCAGCCACAGTTCGGGCTTTCTGTCCAGCGACGTGGCCCAGAAAAAGCTGTTTGCGGGCCTGCTGGGCATCTTCCTGGGCAGCCTTGGGATTCACAAGTTCTATCTGGGCAATACGACCGCTGGCCTGATGATGTTGGGGCTCAACATCGGTGTGTGGGTGGTCGCGCTGCTGCTGGGCCTGCTGACCTTCGGCGTGGCGCTGTTCGTGACCGTGCCGCTGGCGGGGCTGGTCAGCAGCGGCCTGGGCCTGCTGGGGCTGGTGGAAGGCATTATCTACCTCACCAAGAGCGACCCCGAGTTCCAGCGCGACTACGTGATTGGCAAGAAACCCTGGCTGTAA
- a CDS encoding class I SAM-dependent methyltransferase, with product MSGEREQANARLFDAVAATYDEVGFLAQAARFVAEVAAVQPHEAVLDVMTGTGTVLRALPHGGSGARVGTDLSAGMLAVARAGLPGATFVQADAARLPFPDAQFDAVICAAGLFFMPDMALTVREWARVLRPGGRLVVSSFGAGLLGDLPGLWRAALGAHGLKPGSPPLGRLPTPQALADVLRAGGLQASAALHPLFYTLPTPQARLADIQAGLEGAPLAGLPAAQRAGLLDEHRAALAPLFAAGPLSVPLPVIVGTGMHLPGDATAGSGIA from the coding sequence ATGAGCGGCGAGCGCGAGCAGGCCAATGCCCGCCTCTTTGACGCGGTGGCCGCCACCTACGACGAGGTGGGCTTTCTGGCCCAGGCCGCGCGTTTCGTGGCAGAGGTTGCGGCGGTGCAGCCCCACGAGGCCGTGCTGGACGTGATGACCGGCACCGGCACAGTGCTGCGCGCCCTGCCCCACGGGGGCAGCGGGGCGCGGGTGGGCACTGACCTCTCGGCCGGGATGCTGGCCGTGGCCCGCGCGGGGCTGCCCGGCGCGACCTTCGTGCAGGCCGACGCCGCACGGCTGCCCTTTCCAGACGCCCAGTTCGACGCCGTGATCTGCGCCGCTGGGCTGTTTTTCATGCCGGACATGGCCCTGACCGTGCGTGAGTGGGCGCGGGTGCTGCGCCCCGGGGGCCGGCTGGTGGTCTCAAGCTTTGGGGCGGGGCTGCTGGGCGACTTGCCAGGCCTGTGGCGCGCGGCACTGGGGGCGCATGGCCTGAAACCCGGCTCGCCCCCCCTGGGCCGCCTGCCCACGCCGCAGGCCCTGGCCGACGTCTTGCGCGCGGGCGGCCTGCAGGCCAGCGCCGCGCTGCACCCCCTCTTTTACACGCTCCCCACCCCGCAGGCCCGGCTGGCCGATATTCAGGCCGGCTTGGAAGGCGCGCCCCTGGCCGGACTGCCGGCGGCTCAGCGCGCCGGGCTGCTGGATGAGCACCGCGCCGCGCTGGCGCCGCTGTTCGCCGCCGGGCCCCTCAGTGTGCCACTGCCGGTCATCGTGGGCACGGGCATGCATCTTCCGGGGGACGCAACGGCGGGTTCGGGCATCGCGTAA
- a CDS encoding AAA family ATPase produces the protein MPEFRHGLVIGKFAPLHRGHLHLLDHALARCERLSVWMYSRPDFPEMPSPLRRGWLRALYPARLSPGLHLLPDAPNPPMNDEPDVVHRAYVRSVLRGWGVFPDAVFTSEAYGDELAADLGAAHVCVDRARQTVPISGSALRADVHAHRAFLDPVVYAHFVRRVNILGAESTGKSTLTRALGEALGTAWVREYGRDVYEREQGQLNPAHFLEIARGQRALEAEAARTPGVHRWVFCDTDAATTLMWSHLLTGTALPELQALADKCRTRYAHTFVCDTDLPHEQDGWRANTEVRAVQQAFIRQDLETRGVAYTVLRGSVAERVAQVRARLGAG, from the coding sequence TTGCCTGAATTCCGCCACGGCCTGGTGATTGGCAAGTTTGCGCCGCTCCACCGGGGCCACCTGCACCTGCTGGACCACGCACTGGCCCGCTGCGAGCGCCTGAGCGTCTGGATGTATTCCCGCCCGGACTTTCCAGAGATGCCCTCGCCGCTGCGCCGGGGCTGGCTGCGCGCGCTGTACCCGGCGCGGCTGTCTCCGGGCCTGCACCTGCTCCCCGACGCCCCGAATCCGCCGATGAACGACGAGCCCGACGTAGTGCACCGCGCGTATGTGCGTTCGGTGCTGCGGGGCTGGGGCGTCTTCCCCGACGCGGTGTTCACCTCGGAGGCCTACGGGGACGAGCTGGCGGCGGACCTGGGCGCGGCGCACGTGTGCGTGGACCGGGCGCGGCAGACGGTGCCGATCAGCGGAAGCGCCCTGCGCGCCGACGTGCATGCCCACCGGGCCTTTCTGGACCCCGTGGTGTATGCCCATTTCGTGCGCCGGGTGAATATCCTGGGCGCCGAGAGCACCGGCAAAAGCACCCTCACTCGCGCGCTGGGCGAGGCGCTGGGCACAGCCTGGGTGCGCGAATACGGCCGGGATGTCTACGAGCGCGAGCAGGGGCAGCTGAACCCGGCCCATTTTCTGGAAATCGCCCGGGGCCAGCGGGCCCTGGAAGCCGAGGCCGCCCGCACCCCCGGCGTGCACCGCTGGGTCTTCTGCGACACCGACGCCGCCACCACCCTGATGTGGTCCCACCTGCTGACCGGCACGGCCCTGCCCGAACTTCAGGCCCTGGCAGACAAGTGCCGCACCCGCTACGCCCACACCTTCGTGTGCGACACCGACCTGCCCCACGAGCAGGACGGCTGGCGCGCCAACACCGAGGTCCGCGCCGTGCAGCAGGCCTTTATTCGCCAGGATCTGGAGACGCGCGGGGTGGCCTACACCGTGCTGCGCGGCAGCGTGGCCGAACGGGTGGCGCAGGTGCGCGCCCGGTTGGGGGCCGGATGA
- a CDS encoding nicotinamide mononucleotide transporter family protein translates to MTLFGLSIPTLALDLAGGLCVLVSLYHLWSKRSTYWHWSNASLLPYFLLFLAGGQWMFAGLQVTYLLFGLHGLYLWHLETRRARGEIRFNEPAWYGVTWAASLLIFAYTVAVTDFSAVWNWVQFAAVTLALVANFGTTRRWAWSWPVWILVNAVQAVYFWHTQYWVLFGLQFVLAAMSVYGWRQWRRDEARAVAFA, encoded by the coding sequence ATGACCCTCTTTGGCCTCTCCATCCCCACCCTCGCCCTGGACCTTGCAGGCGGCCTGTGCGTGCTGGTCAGCTTGTACCACCTGTGGTCCAAGCGCAGCACCTACTGGCACTGGAGCAACGCCTCGCTGCTGCCCTACTTCCTGCTGTTTCTCGCTGGCGGGCAGTGGATGTTCGCGGGCTTGCAGGTCACATACTTGCTGTTCGGCCTTCACGGCCTGTACCTGTGGCACCTGGAAACGCGCCGGGCCAGGGGCGAGATCCGTTTCAACGAGCCCGCGTGGTACGGCGTCACCTGGGCCGCCAGCCTGCTGATTTTTGCCTACACCGTGGCCGTGACGGATTTCAGCGCGGTCTGGAACTGGGTGCAGTTCGCCGCCGTGACGCTGGCCCTGGTCGCCAACTTCGGCACCACCCGCCGCTGGGCCTGGTCGTGGCCGGTGTGGATCCTGGTCAATGCGGTGCAGGCGGTGTACTTCTGGCATACCCAGTATTGGGTGCTGTTTGGCCTGCAGTTCGTGCTGGCGGCCATGAGTGTGTATGGCTGGCGGCAGTGGCGGCGTGACGAGGCGCGGGCGGTGGCCTTTGCCTGA
- the bshB1 gene encoding bacillithiol biosynthesis deacetylase BshB1, with the protein MSLPSASFQTIFGAVQPLDWLCLAPHPDDAEIGAGGTLIRLAHAGRATGILELSRGERGTQGTPEGRVAECVQAAAIMGLAWRGQLGLPDGELRDTIQGAHALAAALRAVRPRVLVVPHHHDRHPDHFGTYHLAKRAVHLAQLKKADLTGEPHRVARVLLYQGNSDIRPTLLIDVEAVQDTWAQAVLAHGSQFGGEPISETVTPEIVERRRARLTYWGTLARARYAEAFEAEDPLLVDPLAL; encoded by the coding sequence GTGAGCCTGCCCTCCGCCTCCTTCCAGACCATCTTTGGCGCCGTGCAGCCGCTGGACTGGCTGTGCCTCGCCCCCCACCCCGACGACGCCGAGATTGGCGCAGGCGGCACCCTCATTCGGCTGGCGCACGCGGGGCGGGCCACCGGCATCCTGGAACTCTCGCGCGGAGAGCGCGGCACCCAGGGCACCCCGGAGGGGCGGGTGGCCGAATGCGTGCAGGCCGCCGCCATCATGGGACTGGCGTGGCGCGGGCAACTGGGGCTGCCCGACGGTGAATTGCGCGACACCATACAGGGCGCCCACGCCCTGGCCGCCGCGCTGCGGGCGGTGCGTCCCCGCGTGCTGGTGGTGCCGCACCACCACGACCGCCACCCGGACCACTTTGGCACCTACCACCTGGCCAAGCGCGCCGTGCATCTGGCGCAGCTGAAAAAGGCAGACCTGACCGGCGAACCTCACCGGGTCGCGCGGGTGCTGCTGTACCAGGGCAACTCGGATATCCGGCCCACGCTGCTCATTGACGTGGAAGCGGTGCAGGACACCTGGGCGCAGGCGGTGCTGGCCCACGGGAGCCAGTTTGGCGGCGAGCCCATCTCCGAAACCGTGACCCCCGAAATCGTGGAGCGGCGGCGCGCCCGCCTGACATACTGGGGCACCCTGGCCCGCGCCCGCTACGCCGAGGCCTTTGAAGCCGAGGACCCGCTGCTGGTGGACCCGCTGGCGCTGTAG
- a CDS encoding ParA family protein, with amino-acid sequence MSPTVLSFINLKGGVAKTTATVQLADTLAFLKQKRVLVLDLDPQTNATLALMGEERWAQADEAGQTLAHLFLDLLRGTQGFDPAQAIVRGASNLNRVPAEVMARLPEGSRYGRVDLLPSSIRLIDVQDRMQDIAARTHYAVNPMEAVKRYVAPHFAEYDYVLIDCPPNLGFVTQNGLEVSDHYLIPTIPDRLSTYGIGQIAGRIAELRRARGLRLTCLGVLITKYQGSSTQHRQGLSRLPGDLARAFEATGEPTPPIFDTRLPQTNAMAEAMSHDRPAATYRDKYGSNVVGGQAAYKYGLDLADELEDRLRGQVKGSASPFGTWLSSLTQSEG; translated from the coding sequence ATGAGCCCCACTGTCCTGTCGTTTATCAACCTGAAAGGCGGCGTGGCCAAGACCACCGCCACCGTGCAGCTGGCCGACACCCTGGCCTTCTTGAAGCAAAAACGGGTGCTGGTGCTGGACCTGGACCCCCAGACGAACGCCACCCTGGCCCTGATGGGCGAGGAGCGCTGGGCCCAGGCGGACGAGGCCGGGCAAACGCTGGCCCATCTGTTCCTGGACCTGCTGCGCGGCACCCAGGGCTTCGACCCGGCGCAGGCCATAGTGCGCGGGGCCAGCAACCTCAACCGCGTGCCCGCCGAGGTGATGGCCCGCCTGCCCGAAGGCAGCCGCTACGGCCGGGTGGACCTGCTGCCCAGTTCCATTCGCCTGATTGACGTGCAAGACCGCATGCAGGACATTGCCGCGCGCACGCACTACGCGGTGAACCCCATGGAGGCGGTCAAGCGCTACGTGGCGCCGCACTTTGCTGAATACGACTACGTGCTCATTGACTGCCCGCCCAACCTGGGCTTCGTCACCCAGAACGGCCTGGAGGTCAGCGACCACTACCTGATTCCCACCATCCCCGACCGCCTGAGCACCTACGGCATCGGCCAGATTGCGGGCCGCATTGCCGAACTGCGCCGCGCCCGGGGCCTGCGCCTGACCTGCCTGGGCGTGCTGATCACCAAGTACCAGGGCAGCAGCACCCAGCACCGCCAGGGCCTGTCGCGGCTGCCCGGCGACCTGGCGCGCGCCTTTGAGGCCACGGGCGAGCCCACCCCGCCCATTTTCGACACCCGCCTGCCCCAGACCAACGCCATGGCCGAAGCCATGAGCCACGACCGCCCGGCCGCCACCTACCGCGACAAATACGGCAGCAATGTGGTGGGGGGGCAGGCGGCCTACAAGTACGGCCTGGACCTTGCTGACGAATTGGAAGACCGCCTGCGCGGGCAGGTCAAGGGCAGCGCCAGCCCCTTTGGAACGTGGCTGAGCAGCCTCACCCAGAGCGAGGGCTAA
- a CDS encoding peroxiredoxin: protein MSLVGQPAPDFTLPASTGEQITLSSYRGQQHVVLVFYPLDFSPVCSMQLPEYSGRQDDFADAGAVVLGINRDSVHAHKAWAAEYGIEVPLLADMKLDVARLYGVAIDERGISGRAVFLIDKAGVVRYQHVEETTGAYTVRPEVVLAKLREL from the coding sequence ATGAGCCTTGTGGGACAGCCCGCCCCCGACTTCACCCTGCCGGCCTCGACCGGCGAGCAGATCACCCTGAGCAGCTACCGGGGCCAGCAGCATGTGGTGCTGGTGTTCTACCCGCTGGACTTCAGCCCGGTGTGCTCCATGCAACTGCCCGAATACTCCGGGCGCCAGGACGACTTTGCCGATGCCGGCGCCGTGGTGCTGGGCATCAACCGCGACTCGGTGCATGCCCACAAGGCCTGGGCCGCCGAATACGGCATTGAGGTGCCCCTGCTGGCCGACATGAAGCTGGACGTGGCCCGGCTCTACGGCGTGGCGATCGACGAGCGCGGCATCAGCGGCCGGGCGGTCTTTCTGATTGATAAAGCGGGCGTCGTGCGCTACCAGCACGTCGAGGAAACCACCGGGGCCTACACCGTGCGCCCCGAAGTGGTGCTGGCGAAACTGCGCGAGCTGTAG
- a CDS encoding acyl-ACP desaturase — protein sequence MADVMPPNMLHERPRTPAGLLSNAEKDRLIERGFLGLYRWYTARSQETRNWNPDRSFEWRQLRQDMPPEIITVLQGFFAVEQYAPDFTSSLVHLVRRSHGRSHFQLRWGSEEEKHADAWENAVLFSGQRSPQWIEEYKERLKSQTWELPFPDAIHNLVYTVFQERATQLNYLNMMKIAQGKSDKPHLQGFSDPVLAKVAQTIAVDEAAHYNFFLEGVRMYLYYYPERTLTAIKNVIGQFSMPAATLVPDWEQFFETVYRAGIYGPRDFQRDVMQVAFRNMGIESRKALEEGIRKTREVPDFDGGNFKTTAIFETFDYGAVEGDVKRLHVKIQDYEKEIGFDLYDPTEFVVNPEVPVQDTPAADD from the coding sequence ATGGCCGATGTGATGCCCCCCAACATGCTGCACGAGCGCCCGCGCACCCCCGCCGGCCTGCTCAGCAATGCCGAAAAAGACCGCCTGATTGAACGTGGGTTTCTGGGCCTGTACCGCTGGTACACCGCCCGCAGCCAGGAAACGCGGAACTGGAACCCCGACCGCTCCTTTGAATGGCGCCAGCTGCGCCAGGACATGCCCCCGGAAATTATCACCGTGCTGCAGGGCTTCTTTGCTGTGGAGCAGTACGCGCCGGACTTCACCAGCAGCCTCGTGCACCTGGTCCGGCGCAGCCACGGCCGCTCGCACTTTCAGCTGCGCTGGGGCAGCGAAGAGGAAAAGCACGCCGACGCCTGGGAAAACGCCGTGCTGTTCAGCGGCCAGCGCAGCCCGCAGTGGATTGAGGAGTACAAGGAGCGCCTGAAGTCCCAGACCTGGGAGCTGCCCTTCCCCGACGCGATTCACAACCTCGTGTACACCGTGTTTCAGGAGCGCGCCACCCAGCTGAACTACCTGAACATGATGAAAATCGCCCAGGGCAAAAGCGACAAGCCGCACCTGCAGGGCTTCTCGGACCCGGTGCTGGCCAAGGTGGCCCAGACCATCGCCGTGGACGAGGCCGCGCACTACAACTTCTTCCTGGAAGGCGTGCGCATGTACCTGTACTACTACCCCGAGCGCACCCTGACCGCCATCAAGAACGTGATTGGGCAGTTCTCCATGCCCGCCGCCACGCTGGTGCCCGACTGGGAACAGTTCTTCGAGACGGTGTACCGCGCTGGCATCTACGGCCCGCGCGACTTCCAGCGCGACGTGATGCAGGTGGCCTTCCGCAACATGGGCATTGAAAGCCGCAAGGCCCTGGAAGAAGGCATTCGCAAGACGCGTGAGGTCCCGGATTTTGACGGCGGCAACTTCAAGACCACCGCCATCTTCGAGACTTTCGATTACGGGGCTGTGGAAGGCGACGTGAAGCGCCTGCACGTCAAGATTCAGGACTACGAGAAAGAAATTGGCTTCGACCTGTACGATCCCACCGAGTTCGTGGTGAACCCGGAAGTGCCGGTGCAGGACACGCCCGCCGCCGACGACTGA